The Populus nigra chromosome 19, ddPopNigr1.1, whole genome shotgun sequence genome includes a window with the following:
- the LOC133680270 gene encoding UDP-xylose transporter 1-like isoform X1, which produces MHFQFFSWSDFSKMGEMSSFQLGVIGALFLSVASSVSIVICNKALMSNLGFPFATTLTSWHLIVTFCTLHAAQRFHFFDAKAIDMKTVMLFGILNGVSIGLLNLSLGFNSIGFYQMTKLAIIPFTVLLETLFLKKQFSQKIKLSLLVLLGGVAIASVTDLQLNFVGTILSLLAIVTTCVGQILTNTIQKRLNVSSTQLLYQSAPFQAAILFVSGPFVDHFLTKKNVFAYKYSSIVLAFIILSCIISVSVNFSTFMVIGKTSPVTYQVLGHLKTCLVLAFGYTLLHDPFTIRNIIGILVAIIGMGLYSYFCVQDNKKKQSVDLSLASQMKDKDSTPLLGMPDKEGHEAKKSTKVSLV; this is translated from the exons ATGCACTTTCAATTTTTCTCATG gtcTGATTTCAGTAAGATGGGAGAAATGTCGAGCTTCCAATTGGGTGTTATCGGGGCCCTGTTTCTTTCAGTGGCATCATCTGTCTCCATTGTCATTTGCAACAAAGCTTTAATGAGCAATCTTGGGTTCCCATTTG CTACAACTCTCACTAGTTGGCACCTCATAGTAACATTCTGCACACTTCATGCGGCACAACGTTTCCATTTCTTTGATGCCAAGGCCATTGACATGAAGACTGTGATGCTCTTTGGAATTCTAAATGGTGTTTCTATCGGACTTCTCAACTTGAGCCTGGGATTCAATTCCATCGGTTTCTACCAG ATGACCAAACTTGCAATCATACCATTCACTGTCCTATTGGAAACTCTGTTCCTGAAAAAGCAATTCAG CCAGAAGATAAAGCTTTCACTCCTTGTGTTGCTTGGTGGAGTTGCCATTGCCTCTGTGACAGATCTCCAGCTCAATTTCGTTGGAACAATTCTCTCTCTCCTAGCCATCGTAACAACCTGCGTTGGGCAAATT CTGACAAATACAATACAGAAGAGGTTGAATGTGTCTTCCACACAGCTGCTTTACCAGTCCGCCCCATTTCAAGCAGCCATTCTCTTTGTCTCAGGCCCCTTTGTAGATCATTTCCTCACCAAAAAGAATGTGTTTGCATACAAGTATTCTTCAATAGTCTTG GCATTCATTATCCTTTCATGCATTATATCAGTGTCCGTGAACTTCAGCACGTTCATGGTTATTGGCAAGACCTCACCAGTCACATATCAAGTGCTTGGACACCTCAAGACTTGCCTTGTTCTTGCCTTTGGGTATACTCTGCTGCATGACCCTTTCACGATTAGAAACATCATTGGAATACTTGTTGCTATTATTGGCATGGGCTTATATTCATATTTCTGCGTCCAagacaacaaaaagaaacaatcagTTGACCTTTCTCTAGCTTCTCAG ATGAAAGACAAGGATAGCACTCCACTCCTGGGCATGCCAGACAAAGAAGGTCACGAGGCAAAGAAATCAACAAAGGTCTCCcttgtttaa
- the LOC133680270 gene encoding UDP-xylose transporter 1-like isoform X2, protein MSDFSKMGEMSSFQLGVIGALFLSVASSVSIVICNKALMSNLGFPFATTLTSWHLIVTFCTLHAAQRFHFFDAKAIDMKTVMLFGILNGVSIGLLNLSLGFNSIGFYQMTKLAIIPFTVLLETLFLKKQFSQKIKLSLLVLLGGVAIASVTDLQLNFVGTILSLLAIVTTCVGQILTNTIQKRLNVSSTQLLYQSAPFQAAILFVSGPFVDHFLTKKNVFAYKYSSIVLAFIILSCIISVSVNFSTFMVIGKTSPVTYQVLGHLKTCLVLAFGYTLLHDPFTIRNIIGILVAIIGMGLYSYFCVQDNKKKQSVDLSLASQMKDKDSTPLLGMPDKEGHEAKKSTKVSLV, encoded by the exons AT gtcTGATTTCAGTAAGATGGGAGAAATGTCGAGCTTCCAATTGGGTGTTATCGGGGCCCTGTTTCTTTCAGTGGCATCATCTGTCTCCATTGTCATTTGCAACAAAGCTTTAATGAGCAATCTTGGGTTCCCATTTG CTACAACTCTCACTAGTTGGCACCTCATAGTAACATTCTGCACACTTCATGCGGCACAACGTTTCCATTTCTTTGATGCCAAGGCCATTGACATGAAGACTGTGATGCTCTTTGGAATTCTAAATGGTGTTTCTATCGGACTTCTCAACTTGAGCCTGGGATTCAATTCCATCGGTTTCTACCAG ATGACCAAACTTGCAATCATACCATTCACTGTCCTATTGGAAACTCTGTTCCTGAAAAAGCAATTCAG CCAGAAGATAAAGCTTTCACTCCTTGTGTTGCTTGGTGGAGTTGCCATTGCCTCTGTGACAGATCTCCAGCTCAATTTCGTTGGAACAATTCTCTCTCTCCTAGCCATCGTAACAACCTGCGTTGGGCAAATT CTGACAAATACAATACAGAAGAGGTTGAATGTGTCTTCCACACAGCTGCTTTACCAGTCCGCCCCATTTCAAGCAGCCATTCTCTTTGTCTCAGGCCCCTTTGTAGATCATTTCCTCACCAAAAAGAATGTGTTTGCATACAAGTATTCTTCAATAGTCTTG GCATTCATTATCCTTTCATGCATTATATCAGTGTCCGTGAACTTCAGCACGTTCATGGTTATTGGCAAGACCTCACCAGTCACATATCAAGTGCTTGGACACCTCAAGACTTGCCTTGTTCTTGCCTTTGGGTATACTCTGCTGCATGACCCTTTCACGATTAGAAACATCATTGGAATACTTGTTGCTATTATTGGCATGGGCTTATATTCATATTTCTGCGTCCAagacaacaaaaagaaacaatcagTTGACCTTTCTCTAGCTTCTCAG ATGAAAGACAAGGATAGCACTCCACTCCTGGGCATGCCAGACAAAGAAGGTCACGAGGCAAAGAAATCAACAAAGGTCTCCcttgtttaa
- the LOC133680270 gene encoding UDP-xylose transporter 1-like isoform X3 — MGEMSSFQLGVIGALFLSVASSVSIVICNKALMSNLGFPFATTLTSWHLIVTFCTLHAAQRFHFFDAKAIDMKTVMLFGILNGVSIGLLNLSLGFNSIGFYQMTKLAIIPFTVLLETLFLKKQFSQKIKLSLLVLLGGVAIASVTDLQLNFVGTILSLLAIVTTCVGQILTNTIQKRLNVSSTQLLYQSAPFQAAILFVSGPFVDHFLTKKNVFAYKYSSIVLAFIILSCIISVSVNFSTFMVIGKTSPVTYQVLGHLKTCLVLAFGYTLLHDPFTIRNIIGILVAIIGMGLYSYFCVQDNKKKQSVDLSLASQMKDKDSTPLLGMPDKEGHEAKKSTKVSLV; from the exons ATGGGAGAAATGTCGAGCTTCCAATTGGGTGTTATCGGGGCCCTGTTTCTTTCAGTGGCATCATCTGTCTCCATTGTCATTTGCAACAAAGCTTTAATGAGCAATCTTGGGTTCCCATTTG CTACAACTCTCACTAGTTGGCACCTCATAGTAACATTCTGCACACTTCATGCGGCACAACGTTTCCATTTCTTTGATGCCAAGGCCATTGACATGAAGACTGTGATGCTCTTTGGAATTCTAAATGGTGTTTCTATCGGACTTCTCAACTTGAGCCTGGGATTCAATTCCATCGGTTTCTACCAG ATGACCAAACTTGCAATCATACCATTCACTGTCCTATTGGAAACTCTGTTCCTGAAAAAGCAATTCAG CCAGAAGATAAAGCTTTCACTCCTTGTGTTGCTTGGTGGAGTTGCCATTGCCTCTGTGACAGATCTCCAGCTCAATTTCGTTGGAACAATTCTCTCTCTCCTAGCCATCGTAACAACCTGCGTTGGGCAAATT CTGACAAATACAATACAGAAGAGGTTGAATGTGTCTTCCACACAGCTGCTTTACCAGTCCGCCCCATTTCAAGCAGCCATTCTCTTTGTCTCAGGCCCCTTTGTAGATCATTTCCTCACCAAAAAGAATGTGTTTGCATACAAGTATTCTTCAATAGTCTTG GCATTCATTATCCTTTCATGCATTATATCAGTGTCCGTGAACTTCAGCACGTTCATGGTTATTGGCAAGACCTCACCAGTCACATATCAAGTGCTTGGACACCTCAAGACTTGCCTTGTTCTTGCCTTTGGGTATACTCTGCTGCATGACCCTTTCACGATTAGAAACATCATTGGAATACTTGTTGCTATTATTGGCATGGGCTTATATTCATATTTCTGCGTCCAagacaacaaaaagaaacaatcagTTGACCTTTCTCTAGCTTCTCAG ATGAAAGACAAGGATAGCACTCCACTCCTGGGCATGCCAGACAAAGAAGGTCACGAGGCAAAGAAATCAACAAAGGTCTCCcttgtttaa